Below is a genomic region from Carassius auratus strain Wakin chromosome 2, ASM336829v1, whole genome shotgun sequence.
AACACTCCAAACTGCTCTATATGAGGATAGATACAATAACCATTAGAAGACAAAGGAAGAGGAAATTAGTCTATTCAATTACAAATGCAGTCTATGGGTCAAAGAACGATGTTATGGATGTATTATAAACCTGCATCTGAAATGTCTgcagttagttttttttaaatctgagaaTCCATTTTGGTCAGATTAGTTCAGTGAAATAGTATATAAGATACAGTGTGAGAATAAATGGACATTAcgctgtaaattaaaataaattcaatgcattcaTCAATCTGATGGAAGCTGTTAGCAGATCCTGACCATTCTTctgagatttaaaaataaaatgaaaccaatCAAACCGTAACTATCTTTGCTGTTCATTTAAGCTCCACATATTTTTCTCTAATTCTTCAAAATACAATCCACTGCAATACTTGTCAAATGTGCTTGaagtaaaagtgtaaaacttTTACAAAATTCAGAAAACGTTGATTTTTACCAAGCTTTCAGCACACTGATTTATCAAACTTCACTCAAAACATTATGAGCTGCTCTACAGTGAGGACAGCGAATGGATTAGGGATGAATATGAAAATAACCTCTGTGGATAGAGAACTATGAAGTAAAATTAATGTAGTGAACATCACAGTTCCAGTGCAGACACAAAAGCAAACTCCTTTGAAAGGGGAGCATGATAAACTGTGTCCAACTCAGATAATTAGCTACAAATTGTATCATTTTCAAATGTATGTTAATTTGACCTCATTGAGATCACATGATTGAACACTGCTCTGGTCCTGGGACTCCTTGCGCTCCAGGAAGGTGCAGAGATTCGGGGTCAAAATTCAAGCCAGGAGGCTGGGAATACAAAAGATTGATTGATGTAGTAAATATAACataactgttatttaaaaaagaaagaaagaaaatactcaCTGCCTCTCCAGCAAGCTCTTTTGGAGGTTGACCCAAGTCTTGCAGCTGAGGGGTAAGACATTATTTCcatgaacaaaaatattaatagtgcTGTGAAAGGTTCTTTTAAGTAATcttatgttttttaaagtaaaaatgaaaaggtaatttaattaatgctttttttattccattacaaaaaaaatataaaaaaataatcagtaaacAGAATTAAAAGGTGGCCCTAAAAAAAGCATGCTTTCTACCTTCTGCATGAGTTCCAGAATGTTTTCAAATGTGCTGTCTTTGTCTCCATCTTTCTCAAATTGGCTGCATATTTCTCCCATTATATGGTACTGTTGCTCATATCGCGTGAACTGGTCTGTGGGAAGGGATTGCTTGTTGCTCTCCAACCATACAGGGTACTAAATGCACATTGCATCATATTAGTACTTTTCCCCccaaatattaaatggaatgtGTTgtgttggatatatatatatatatatatatatatatataaaattttttcttttttttttaagaaatgtttaatgGCAGGCATACAGCAGCTTCACTGGGACCAGAACAGTAGGACAGTCATGCAGATGCTGTAAACAACTCACCTTCTCGGTTATCTCTTTAAGAGAAGGGTATAGAACTTCTTTGGATAAAAGGTTCTGCATGATGGACTGCATTAATGGGAGAACATTGCCATCATCTCCCCCCTCCCCATTTTCATTCAATCCCAGGTTCTCCAAGGTCTTTACCAGATCATCTCCAGCCAGTCCTGCACTCTGCATGTAAAATTATGAAGGTTTCTTTACACATCTTCTGACataaattaccatttaaatgtttgaggttggtaagatttttttcttaaataaataaatgaaaacttattCAACAAGAATGcttcaaatacatgctgttcttttgtactttttgttcatcaaacaatcctgaacaACAATCATGGCTTTCACATAAATATTAACCAATATCGATTAGAAtaagaaatgttgaaaaaaacattagaatgatttctgaaggataacgtGACACTGATGTCTGGGTTAATGGCTGTTGATAATTTGGCTTTgacatcataggaataaatgacCTTtcaagaaaaacaattattttaaattgtaataatatctgacaatagtactgtacattttattaaataaatggagCATTTGTAAGCAACAGAAtcttttcaaaacataaaaaaaaccatcttaccaaccccaaacttttgaattgtagtttATCATTAAACCACTATTTCCAGCAATTACATTCCAACTGGAGAAATTCTAATTGGGATTACCTGCAGATTGTCGGCATTTTTCGCCAAACCACTAAGGGTATCTTTAAGACAGGATGTGAACTCTTGTTGTGAAGCTACATCTGTgccttaattaaaaataaaaacaaatagtcaaaacatttggaaaataactAAACTTGCATATCTTCATCCAACATTTATAAAGATCACTCACCTACTTTACCTGCTGCCTCAGACAGCTTGTGAAAATGCTGTAGAAGGTCAGGTTCTTCTTGTGCTAACTCAGCCATGGCTTTCTCCCACTCCTCACGTGCTTGATTGGCCATCTCACCATCAAAGAGACTCTCAAAGAACTTACTGTCCTCCAACAGAGGAGGCTGAGGATGAAAAGAGCAGAAAACAAATATGTTTACCAGCAGCAATGATGGAACCAACTCTGTAGAACTGCAAGAGTGCCTAGAAAATTGTGGAAAGATAATGCAATGTTATTCTGATTATATGTTGGGATTTATTTCTAAATGAAGGTAATGAAAACGTATTTATTACCTTCTCATCACTCGTATTTCTTGCACCAGGGGCAGTGGGGGCCTCAGGAGGCACATTGGTCTTGTCAAAATCATCAAGAGCACCTGCAGTTGAGGAAACACTTACACTGGAGTACCAagggtatatatttatatatgttttgatGGAAACGTTATGTGACTGATGCCAAATTAGTTAGAGGTCCAGCACAAACACAGCAGCTCCGTTTAGATAGAAAACCTGGTTGGACATAACTGACGGATTTTTATGTGACTATACAAAAGACAGAGTGACGATATCTACTTATTTAACTGATGCACATCCTTTCACGTGACTAAAACGTCAATCCCTGTGACAAGCGCACGAAACAGATCAATAGCGTAGCAGCTACTAAACTGTGACAGCCGCTTCCTAAACGCTACTTCACTAAAGAGTAACTTcatataaagtttaaaacatttgcACATTATAACTGTGGATACTTTCATATTTAAGCCATCCTCAAACCTTACTGTCTAATAACTCGTCCAGTTCGCTGTCTGCAGCACCCTGATGGTCTGATGCTGACGCCATCTTGCTTCTCAATGACAAGAAATGCAAATATGTCGCAACATAATGACGTCCAGCTTtgacgtttttatttatttatgtatttggcagattgcaacataaatgtaacattttataaaatatctgCTGCGAATATAACAATTGCgcttgtattaaaaaataattaacattttatttatcatcAGCATGGTTACTGAttgtcagttttcttttttatgcGTTTTGAAGCGCCATTATTCTGaattattaatgaatgaatgtatcCTAAATAAATCTAGAACTGATTTTCTCGCGTTCACATTAACCCATTAAGCCAGAACCATGTTGGCTTTAATGAGAAGAGGTTTCAGAATGTTTATTAAGATTGCATCTCTACTTTTGTTGGTGAGCATGTCATCATCATTCACTCCTTGTCGTTTTAACTCCTTCATTCTCCACTTTTTTGCAATGGGACTTCAGACTCTCCCCAGCTGTTATAATGATGTACAGACACTAATTGCATTTGAGCTACCCTTTTCATGAGATACAAAATTAACAgtcagcatgaaattaaaattcaccctgtatatgttttttattcaatttatatatCTCTCTGTGAAGGATTTTTAGCTGatgaaaaatgtagtaaaaaaattAGATAATCTGTTAGACTTGGATATATGTCACAATATGGATGAAAAGACCTGTCATTGCTTCCTATTCACTGTGACATATAAAGAATATTATGAGTTAAATGCAAGTTaagctatatttaattaaatgaccacaggaaaaaaaaatgtaatgtctttgtgtaaaaacaaacaaacaaaatgtcttGAGTAGTTATTATAAAATCAATGCATAATCATATTATCAGTACACAGCAAACAGTTTCgacccagatctggcccacatcagatgtgggccggttctgAGCCAAAACTGCCTGCTGTCTAGGAAGTTTACAGATGTTTGTCAGTAGATTTTATTGAAACCTGGAATATTTCTTTAACACTTGGAAATTACgcttaatttgttaattaatttaaattagagTGTTTGGAGCAAGACTccacattgtatttttttttcttctattctaGGGCTGTCAAATTAAACTTGAGGAGAATTTATTGCTTGCAGTGCACATCATCATTATAATATCGTTAGTGGTTCTCTCTGTACTGGTGAGCTCTgtgatttatattataatttatttatgcccGGATCCTTTACAAGATATGTAATGTCATCCCTGACCTTTCTATCTTCAGGTAATGTCTGGGATTATAGTGGCACAGCTAATGAGGCATCAGCCCCCACAAGAGTATTGAATAAAAAGCACTTATGGAATTAATTCTTGTGACTTTTCCCCTGCAtgcttgtaatatatatatatatatatatatatatatatatatatatatatatatatatatatatatatatatatatatatatatatattattgttaatcGCTTTGATGATATATCAGTTCAACCTATACAGTGTATGGTTCAAACTAGTATGTCGCTTCACAATACCTGTTCTTCTAGGGATATTTTATTTGCACACACAGCAAGGACTTTTTTTACTttgcaaaataaaactaaataataaaatgtctgATTTTATTATTAGTGACTTGATGTGAATCTGAGTGGATTTTGAAAGTGGGAGGGGTTAAGACTTCCGCTTCCTTTGCAGAGTTCCCTTGTTGTGGCGTGTGTCAGGAGAGCGaagcgccaaaaaaaaaaaaacacgtttagCTAAAGCTCCGCGTGTGTTCGTTTTATTGCAGGATCGGGAGAAGTTGGTAAGGCTCCAGAAATACATTTAAACGtttgatttttgtattttgaacTGGCATTTAGTAACGTGTATAAGTGCATTCGGTGTTCGAGGCCTGGCTTTAATAGGGTTAGGCCCTTAGCGCAGCCTGCTCGAGTTTGAACTCCAGAGTTACATGAGATTTAGAAAGCGAGTCATCGCGAAAATATGGGGACGGGGTGTTGGGAACGAGGCCCTATGTTGTTTGCGGTTTTATTCTTCGACCTATTTTTGAATCTATGATTCATTACCAGCATGCTGTGTAATGCCGCaaggatgttgttgttgttttttttttttattcagttccaTCACACAAATGATTAACGTGAACAGAAAAACATTGCACATctcaaaacatgcaaaataactGCGGCAACAAcaaacaattacaattaaatttaaacttacatataaacagacaaataagaATCGCAAGGATGTTGTTGTGTAGCTAAGATACGAAACAGTAACAATGGCGAGGTAATCTAGACTAGCGTGACCGGAAGAGCGATGTCCTGCTGCGCGGTAACGTTAGTTGTACATTTCACGTCCTCGCAACTAGGCGGaattaacgttaaactttattttagtcatttttactttcattaatttattttccaacagACTACGAATACTTGAGTGGTGTACTCCGTATTAACGGCAGTAGTATATTTTGATAAGGTTAATAAGTATAACCGCCCCAATAAATGTTGAATGAATAAAACTCATGAAACGTTAAAAATTATACGGAATTATAACTGTTATCAATTAATTACATACAGTCTATGGTTGTAAcaaattgatattttaaaagtCGCTTGCAGTATGTCTagttaataattacaatttatcgGCCATGTTGTGGTAAAATGTGTTCATTATTACTAAGTTACTTATGCAGGCGAAAATAGTTGAACATAATtaggtttattttaaatgaaatgctgATTTCGGTTTAACTGATTTTCGGTTCTTAGTGCAGTACAGGAAGGTTTGCTTTTAAACTCTTAGTATTTACACTGTAGTATCTTAATTCTTGATGTTTTtgtttatgaaaacaaaacataaaggtgtttattctaaaataaaaccatttacaTTGTAATGTAACGAGTGTAGCGTGTAGATAATATCAACACAGATTTTGTGAAGGCAGGACAGACTCAAAGTGAGGTGCTAAAAATACACGCTGAAACGCCACTCTTAATGGATTATGGCTGTTATTTATTTTCCACAGGTTATATCAGAAGGTGGCTCATTTCATTGTTTTGCCCTTTCattattttagtgtatttattttactctgaTCCCCCAAACCAGCCCTTGCCTTCCCTCCCATCCCTTTTTGTCAGCGTGTATTTTTATCACCTTATTTTGTTTTTGGTGTCTTCAGAGTCGGGATCTGTGACGCTCTTCATGGCAATCAGAAGGGGACACGTTAGATACTTAAAAGTGAGTAGAATTTGTGTCCATCAGGGACTCAATGTGGATTTTAAGCCATTTATTTATCGTTATACTGAATCTGTTAAACTGGAGTTAGCAGTGTTTCGTGCTTGTAGGCTGTTTTCGTTCATGTAGTGTTGTAGCCTTTGTGATAAGCAAGCAATACTTAAGGTGTGAATGCTCTCATTTGAGGTAAGCGTTTAACTAGATCCACTAGACATCTTATGAGGTGTTGCATAAATTCAGTTGAAGGTATTTGGCCTGGCAAATGCTGCAAAGTTTAACCACGCTTATAGGGACCAGCTCACGACTGAAGTAGTTGATAGAGAACCTGAATTTTCTATGAGCAATTCAGGCCACTTGATCAAATCTTCCAGTGTTGGGTTGTAGGAGGGTCAGTAATAATGCTTGTTTGTTTCAGCATTGAAGGTTGTCTGGTTACCCGTGTTGAATACATAAGACATAAGAACATGAATAGGACACTGTCCGATATCAGAATAATCACACTCACCCATTTTCTTGCCTTGAGGAAGTGCAATTAGACACTCAAGACCCCTTTTTTAATGTACACTAATAAAATTTTTGGTGTCTCATAAATTGGTCACGTGCAGTTTCAGCTAGACTCCACTGGAGGCGGTGTTGATTATAGCATGTAAAATAACAGTAGTCCAGTTTATAGGTGTTTATCTGTCTTTTtgctcatttgttttattttttactatcgTAGCCTGGTATTTATTCGTATCacttaaattaaattttgttATATTGGGCATGCAAATTTAGGGAACATACTGGTTAAAGGCAGATTTTGTAAGTTACATATTAGTATGACGGAGGTAAAATATGCTCTGAAAGGCAACTTTGTTCCTGGttaaaggtatttatttatttatttatttatttaaaaccatggtgtttttgtttgtgttatgtAGAGTTAAAGTGTGAAGTGTTTTatgttatgtaaattaataaaatatctgaTGCATTTATAAGCACTACTCCCTTACAGATGCATTATTTGTACCCTAGAGAAAAATCTAAAACAATTCACAAATTAGCCATACAACTTTTGTtagtctgattaaaaaaaaagaaaataaatatataagtattatttttttattgggacatagaaaaatgcaataatatgtcAGCTAgcttttaagtattttaatgtaATCTTCCACAAATGAATAGGAgtgtttttaattacattttcttaaattgCATGTTTTTCATTCTATTAATGGCTTACCAGCTATAGTAATTGAAAAGCAAGGTTTAGGCCTAATTTTGAGTCCCTTTACAAAATTGCAGGCAAAAAACTGTCAGGTATCAATGGCAATCAACAGAGTTCTACTATTTACAGCTTTTTCCCAGGTTTTATGAATGCACATTGAGTTTGCATTAAATATTCCAATTAAATGTTGATTTCTGCTTTCATTGTGTATAACCGTCATAgaaacttgtttttttattatttccaggAGGCCTATGACATGTCGAACGGTTACGAAGATCACATGGCTGGTGAGCCTAAAGATTGCAAGACAAACCTCATTGTCAACTACTTGCCTCAGAGTATGAGCCAAGATGAGCTGCGGAGTCTGTTCAGCAGCATTGGGGAGGTGGAGTCTGCGAAACTTATTCGGGACAAAGTAGCAGGCAAGTATTTGAAATATTCTGAGAAATTATTTTTTGTCTTCGCTGCTTTAGGCATGCAGTATCTTTATTGGCAGGGTTTCCATATAGCGGGATGTTGCtagaaaaagtttttaaaagatttGCAACTTCAGATGCAGTTTCTTTACAATTGTATCATTTCAGTGTTAACACAAACAACTTATTTTTAGTTTCCTTTTCTCAGGCCTTTCCCACATATGTGTAagttattgtggatttatttgtttgGTAGCATTAATTTTTTCCCCCAGAAGTTTAACATTTGATATTAGGATGTTTTTTTCCTTTGTATTTGGAacgtttcaactttttttttgttttgtttgttttattgttttcctttttttcttttcttttcttttttttctctaggCCACAGTTTAGGGTACGGATTTGTTAACTATCTTAACCCTAGTGATGCAGAAAGAGCAATCAGTACTCTCAATGGACTGAGACTACAGTCTAAAACTATCAAGGTAATGTGACAAAAGGTGCTCCTGTGTAAAGTTAAATGTGTCATTAATTTAGACCCCCAGTTTTGAAAAGGCAGATTGAATTGCTTGGACCTGATGGCATCTTGGTGGTGGCCTTTTGATCAGGCTTTTCAATATTTATATCTATTTCAAGAGtcctgttttattgtttgtttaacaGGTCGATTTAatgctttttgattttttttctataaaatattatttaatatttgtaaggaaaaaacatggtaaaaataaatttttcaacATATTGGGGTTGTtccttatttgaaaaaaaaagcaaagtttgaaaaaaatgcaaaagtttgTTTCTTATGTtacactttttttacatttagattttattaatgaTTCCCCTCCAGGGGAGGTGTTTCTTCAAGATCTGATCTTTTAACTTTGCTCTTCCTGGCAGGTGTCATATGCCAGGCCAAGCTCTGATACCATAAAGGATGCCAACCTTTACATAAGTGGGCTGCCAAAAACAATGATGCAGAAGGATGTAGAAGAAATGTTTGCAAGTTATGGCAAAATAATCAACTCCCATGTCCTGGTTGATCAAGCCTCAGGTTGGTAGAGAAGCATAAATGTGTCTGTCACACTTGGAATGTCCTAGTGTGCATTTAAGTGCTTACATTTATCCTTATTTCAGGTCTCTCTCGTGGTGTGGCTTTCATTCGGTTTGATAAGAGAGCAGAGGCAGAGGACGCAATTAAGGACTTGAATGGGCAGAAGCCTCCAGGAGCTGCAGAGTCAATCACTGTAAAGTTTGCTGCCAGTCCCAACCAAATGAAAAACTCACAATTTATTCCACCTACCTACCACACGCCGCCTCGCCGCTTTGGGGGGCCCGTCCACCACCAGGCCCAGAGGTTCAGGTGAATGAAGTCAGACATCGCTTGCTTACCACATCGTTCCTAAATGGATctctcacccaaaaattacaaatctTTTAGTCATTAAAACAGTGTGTGTAATCTGATGAACTGAAAGTTGTGATTTCCTGTCCTCAGGTTCTCTCCAATGAGTGTGGACCACATGAGTGGCATGTCTGGAGTTAACATGGGGCCTGGGAACTCCTCATCAGGCTGGTGTATTTTCGTTTACAACCTGGGCCAGGATGCAGATGAGGGCATTCTGTGGCATATGTTCGGGCCTTTTGGTGCCGTGACAAATGTGAAAGTGATCCGCGACTTCAGCACCAACAAGTGCAAAGGATTTGGGTTTGTTACCATGACAAACTATGAAGAAGCAGCCATGGCTATCGCTAATCTCAACGGCTACCACCTCGGGGATAAGATTTTACAAGTGTCGTTCAAAACAAGCAAGTCACACAAGTAGAAAGTAGGGTTGCCAGGAAAATAAAGGAGAGTGATGTTGTCTGCGAAGCCAGAGAAATTGGCGcagatttgaaagaaaaaatatatacttttttagtgTAATCATGACTTCGCAAATGTTAATGTTTCTAAGTCTTGTTTAGACATCTCGTTTCTTTTAAGATTCAAGCTGTTGGATGCTTCAAATGCAAGTGTTTTAGGCATTCTAGTTTATCCCAATATTTGACAAATATGACTTTCCATACAGATTTGTGTGTCTGATGTTAGCCTGATATTTTTGCTATGTGCCATATGTGGTCAAACACCTCATTCACCAGATGCTGGATTTAAAACccagatttttctttcttttgtcagTTTCTTCATCCTACATAATGCAGCACTTTTTGGTTTGGCAGGAATCTCGTGATCCATCTCACACAGTTCAATTGTTTATTAAAATCTGAGTTTTAAATGCAGCATGCTAGGTGCTTCATTGAGAAAAAGAGGTAAGAAAGAAAGCAGGAACTTTTTGCAAGGGACCCTCTGAATAGACTGATAACTAATGCATGAATGGACCAAAGAGGTTTAGCTTCCCCCAGCAGAGGTGCAGGTTGCATATCCCTAAACATATTCCAAAAGGATTTGGACGACTGAATACTAGGTACTgagtatttatgtaaaaaataaataacgttTGAGCATCAGCATCTTATGTTTATGGTTTGCATTTTCTTTCGTTTCTGTTTCTCTAGGCTAAAACATACTTTAAGTTTAGTTtggttatttgaaaaaaaatggaTATCCAGTACTAATGCATATGCTTTTTAAGACTGccttgtgatattttttttttttttattttttgtgtttcctttttgaaatctttcattttgtttcacaTGGCATTTACGATCATTAAATTGTATATTGTTTTGCTCagcttttgtttctttatttgatcttttaatttgttttttttttatttacccatTTATAGGTGCAGTATAAGTCAACACAAGACTTTTATAGATGCAGTCTATAATAGTTTAGTCCACAAAGACCTCATGAGAAATATTTGGCaaccacattttaatttaaatggggTATTTTAAGGACTTTGAGTGTTTGTATTTTAGGCATTGGACCAAATCTTAAATGTACATCTCAGTTATCTGATGAGGGCTGACTTTGATTTGGCCACTGGTGTGCTGTTTATTTAACCTTCTTTAGTGGTTCATATTCAACTTATTCCAGAGGTTTCAGCTGTAGGTGAGCAGTGGTGAATCTAGAAACAGGACAGCGGCTCCCCCATAGTCTCACAGATGTACAGTCATGCCCCTCAGCTTTGACTCCCCCTGAGGTCTCCCAAATACAAGCTTGTGAACCCCACATACATATTTTCAGCACAGACCATTCTTGTGCTCCCTCTGCTACAAGACTTAAGGTTGGTATTGTACGTGTgtgcaaatatttatattattggtGACTGACAATTAATCCTAATAGTCTGTTTTTGTACTGTGACTATCTCGTCAAATTGTAATAAGCAGCAGTTTACTATACTTGGATTGTCATTTGTTACTTCATGATTCATGTGAAACTATTAGCTGTTTTACAGCCACTGTTGGTTACACGTTATTAATATGAAACATCCTTGGCattctctttttgtgtgtgtgtgtgtgcgcacgtttTGGCATATGTGCAGTATAGTAATTATGGTAAACTTCTCTCTGTCCATCTTTTTTGATATTCTGATTAAAATCTTGCTGTTTAAGAGTCAACAGAAGTTGTGAGATATATCAAGTAGAATTTACTGGATGGTGGTTTGTTTTAAGCCTTAATTGATGTAGGAAATACTGGAAGGTCATTGAATGGTGGAATGGATTTTTTAGCCTGTGCATGGTTTTATGTGTTGATATTGATGAGTGGCTTTAGTTTTTAATGAATTACTTTTTGACTCTAAAGTGTACATCTGTTATGAGCTACTGTCTAACATAGTCGTGAAATAAAATATCGGAAATAGCAAATTTGGGAATTTGTTTCTGTTAGTGAACTGAGATCTCAATATGGGCTAACATTTTTAAGCTAGTTTCTGCATTTTTGGTTTGCGAAGTTTAAAGCATAAACCAATAACCAGtagttctttttcttttacagtatgaataataaaacaatgttacagttttcatttttattaagaaaataaacaaattgtaaTTACAGTGCGCAACGACTTCCCATCCCAGACGAATTGAACAGAGGGATTCTGAACTATGAACAATGAAGATCTCTGTTCTTAGTCATTACAAATCATATTTTGTCTTCACCATACACTTTATGATAAGGCAACTGATGATCCATATCTGGAGCTCCAGTCGACTTAGTAGTTGCATAATGTTTTTACATATCAGGACGTGGTTTTATTATTGTGGTATTATTATGATCACTAACTATTGCATTTAAGGCAATTCTAgaagaagaaacatttaaaaatgttttatataatttacaaaaccTCCCCATTTTAAGGTGTTAAAAGCACCCAAATGTCCTAGTTCAAGTTCACCAAAGGCGACACTTTAGGTTACAGTAatatctgtgatttaaaaaagacAGAATGGCACAAATGTGGAACGAAGGGGAGGAAAGGGGGGAAGGTTTTTGTGAAGTCAAGGCATCTTCTGCTCCTGCTTGGTATCGTCTGTCAAAGTT
It encodes:
- the LOC113119438 gene encoding ELAV-like protein 1 isoform X2, translating into MMQKDVEEMFASYGKIINSHVLVDQASGLSRGVAFIRFDKRAEAEDAIKDLNGQKPPGAAESITVKFAASPNQMKNSQFIPPTYHTPPRRFGGPVHHQAQRFRFSPMSVDHMSGMSGVNMGPGNSSSGWCIFVYNLGQDADEGILWHMFGPFGAVTNVKVIRDFSTNKCKGFGFVTMTNYEEAAMAIANLNGYHLGDKILQVSFKTSKSHK
- the LOC113119484 gene encoding peroxisomal biogenesis factor 19-like; translated protein: MASASDHQGAADSELDELLDSALDDFDKTNVPPEAPTAPGARNTSDEKPPLLEDSKFFESLFDGEMANQAREEWEKAMAELAQEEPDLLQHFHKLSEAAGKVGTDVASQQEFTSCLKDTLSGLAKNADNLQSAGLAGDDLVKTLENLGLNENGEGGDDGNVLPLMQSIMQNLLSKEVLYPSLKEITEKYPVWLESNKQSLPTDQFTRYEQQYHIMGEICSQFEKDGDKDSTFENILELMQKLQDLGQPPKELAGEAPPGLNFDPESLHLPGAQGVPGPEQCSIM
- the LOC113119438 gene encoding ELAV-like protein 1 isoform X1; translation: MAIRRGHVRYLKEAYDMSNGYEDHMAGEPKDCKTNLIVNYLPQSMSQDELRSLFSSIGEVESAKLIRDKVAGHSLGYGFVNYLNPSDAERAISTLNGLRLQSKTIKVSYARPSSDTIKDANLYISGLPKTMMQKDVEEMFASYGKIINSHVLVDQASGLSRGVAFIRFDKRAEAEDAIKDLNGQKPPGAAESITVKFAASPNQMKNSQFIPPTYHTPPRRFGGPVHHQAQRFRFSPMSVDHMSGMSGVNMGPGNSSSGWCIFVYNLGQDADEGILWHMFGPFGAVTNVKVIRDFSTNKCKGFGFVTMTNYEEAAMAIANLNGYHLGDKILQVSFKTSKSHK